A single Hylaeus volcanicus isolate JK05 unplaced genomic scaffold, UHH_iyHylVolc1.0_haploid 12221, whole genome shotgun sequence DNA region contains:
- the LOC128883530 gene encoding uncharacterized protein LOC128883530 isoform X1, which produces MSQCGTSAAEENSISKNENIKEELPINQCIPNKEDTPNPLEENSLRKTKETELSPTAEYGLEGMLKAVRLNNVDLNMLAVGTDLTSLGLNLNVTENLSTSFTSPILDGQPSKEDFEFTVSGKYYVNCPPLKMTRLQAFLPETLFYIFYTMVGSVLQGYVAAELYNRKWVYHNNFRKWFTTVVLQKQNGIYANEKENNWIYFEPMHWKKKFYSGYIDISEFMKPNELKTLLANVKQEPCPPVNPSWNETSTLSNPPHIPPNNIPNSTALHAHELSQTNNIQYYGRPPVQYKDAPQHISLANSNATPPGFGHVTLDKNYNGVLLGGRPLYSNVNPSFLQQFQKNVQQSSPELTLNSSHLRYN; this is translated from the exons ATGAGTCAATGTGGTACCTCAGCCGCtgaagaaaattctatttctaaaaacgaaaacattAAAGAAGAACTTCCCATCAATCAATGTATTCCTAACAAAGAAGATACTCCTAATCCATTGGAAGAAAACTctttaagaaaaacaaaagaaacggaaCTTTCACCAACCGCGGAATACGGTTTGGAAGGAATGCTTAAAGCTGTGAGACTGAATAATGTAGATTTGAATATGCTGGCCGTTGGAACCGACTTGACTTCTTTAGGTTTAAATCTTAACGTTACaga aaatttatccACGTCTTTTACTTCACCAATTTTAGATGGACAACCCTCAAAAGAGGATTTCGA ATTTACGGTCTCTGGAAAATACTATGTGAACTGCCCTCCTTTGAAG ATGACACGATTACAAGCGTTTTTAcctgaaacattattttatatcttttatacAATGGTGGGAAGTGTTCTTCAGGGATATGTCGCTGCTGAgttatataatagaaaatgggtgtatcataataattttcgtaaatGGTTTACTACAGTcgttttacaaaaacaaaacggTATAT atgcaaatgaaaaagaaaacaattggaTTTATTTTGAGCCAATGCATTGGAAGAAAAA ATTTTACTCTGGATACATTGATATCTCTGAGTTCATGAAGCCTAACGAATTGAAAACTTTGCTAGCAAACGTTAAACAAGAACCTTGTCCTCCCGTCAATCCATCATGGAATGAAACGTCGACTCTATCAAATCCGCCTCATATTCCACCTAATAACATTCCAAACAGCACGGCATTACATGCACATGAACTT AGTCAAACCAACAATATACAATACTATGGAAGGCCTCCTGTGCAATACAAAGACGCACCACAACATATTTCTTTAGCCAATTCCAATGCGACACCTCCAGGATTTGGTCACGTGACCTTGGACAAGAATTATAATGGGGTGCTTTTAGGGGGAAGGCCTCTATACTCCAATGTAAATCCTTCATTTTTACAgcaatttcagaaaaatgttcaacaatCCTCACCtgaattaacattaaattcaTCACATCTTCGTTACAACTAA
- the LOC128883530 gene encoding uncharacterized protein LOC128883530 isoform X2, with translation MSQCGTSAAEENSISKNENIKEELPINQCIPNKEDTPNPLEENSLRKTKETELSPTAEYGLEGMLKAVRLNNVDLNMLAVGTDLTSLGLNLNVTENLSTSFTSPILDGQPSKEDFEFTVSGKYYVNCPPLKMTRLQAFLPETLFYIFYTMVGSVLQGYVAAELYNRKWVYHNNFRKWFTTVVLQKQNDANEKENNWIYFEPMHWKKKFYSGYIDISEFMKPNELKTLLANVKQEPCPPVNPSWNETSTLSNPPHIPPNNIPNSTALHAHELSQTNNIQYYGRPPVQYKDAPQHISLANSNATPPGFGHVTLDKNYNGVLLGGRPLYSNVNPSFLQQFQKNVQQSSPELTLNSSHLRYN, from the exons ATGAGTCAATGTGGTACCTCAGCCGCtgaagaaaattctatttctaaaaacgaaaacattAAAGAAGAACTTCCCATCAATCAATGTATTCCTAACAAAGAAGATACTCCTAATCCATTGGAAGAAAACTctttaagaaaaacaaaagaaacggaaCTTTCACCAACCGCGGAATACGGTTTGGAAGGAATGCTTAAAGCTGTGAGACTGAATAATGTAGATTTGAATATGCTGGCCGTTGGAACCGACTTGACTTCTTTAGGTTTAAATCTTAACGTTACaga aaatttatccACGTCTTTTACTTCACCAATTTTAGATGGACAACCCTCAAAAGAGGATTTCGA ATTTACGGTCTCTGGAAAATACTATGTGAACTGCCCTCCTTTGAAG ATGACACGATTACAAGCGTTTTTAcctgaaacattattttatatcttttatacAATGGTGGGAAGTGTTCTTCAGGGATATGTCGCTGCTGAgttatataatagaaaatgggtgtatcataataattttcgtaaatGGTTTACTACAGTcgttttacaaaaacaaaacg atgcaaatgaaaaagaaaacaattggaTTTATTTTGAGCCAATGCATTGGAAGAAAAA ATTTTACTCTGGATACATTGATATCTCTGAGTTCATGAAGCCTAACGAATTGAAAACTTTGCTAGCAAACGTTAAACAAGAACCTTGTCCTCCCGTCAATCCATCATGGAATGAAACGTCGACTCTATCAAATCCGCCTCATATTCCACCTAATAACATTCCAAACAGCACGGCATTACATGCACATGAACTT AGTCAAACCAACAATATACAATACTATGGAAGGCCTCCTGTGCAATACAAAGACGCACCACAACATATTTCTTTAGCCAATTCCAATGCGACACCTCCAGGATTTGGTCACGTGACCTTGGACAAGAATTATAATGGGGTGCTTTTAGGGGGAAGGCCTCTATACTCCAATGTAAATCCTTCATTTTTACAgcaatttcagaaaaatgttcaacaatCCTCACCtgaattaacattaaattcaTCACATCTTCGTTACAACTAA
- the LOC128883529 gene encoding ubiquitin carboxyl-terminal hydrolase 4-like, translating into MFNNTHDCWTATDSETSSYTSASSSTKPPNTQLFSRESKNFLSTQKNIKLSRFPSHFEHFWSRHKKQIPKKKSYCGFENLGNTCYISSALQCLLATRLFSDYFYYEYYNTNKKLEKRYNSSSTLLKPLSLLIQRYRNTKGSSSINVSDLKRLIAKLNPMFDGHEQHDAQEFLAFLLDSLHENLNQASKKEKRCFDCLPEDPLVNRSFLKKHEYELLAALSWQKYLLRNRSFIVDLLQGQLESRITCLRCHDFSLKFEPFLYLSLPIKSQHTPNSIQSLKDAFKAFCSPERLKDAQWHCPNCKHVVSVDKQIRIIKLPTVLIIHLKRFEYDGYTSCKIQDYIHILTEGINFETFICQKHCLFYDLYAVIDHSGEASSGHYTASCLLDGHWLRFNDTLISVIQSNMVITSATYVLFLVRRDVPKSPELLLKQNMLTPENWPHSLSKKSIDYIKNKKTYNTL; encoded by the exons ATGTTTAATAACACACACGATTGTTGGACGGCAACCGACTCTGAGACGTCCAGTTATACTTCTGCTTCTTCCTCCACCAAACCACCAAACACGCAACTTTTTTCGCGTGAATCAAAAAATTTCCT ttcaacccaaaaaaacattaaattaagcCGTTTTCCTTCtcattttgaacatttttggtCTCGTcacaaaaaacaaattcctaaaaaaaaaagctactGTGGATTTGAAAATTTAGGAAATACTTGCTATATAAGTAGCGCTCTTCAATGTCTTCTCGCAACGCGc CTTTTTtcagattatttttattatgaatattataatacaaataaaaaattgg AAAAAAGATACAATTCTTCATCTACTCTTTTAAAGCCTTTGAGTCTATTGAttcaa CGTTACCGTAATACAAaaggatcttcttcaattaatGTTTCCGATTTAAAGCGTCTTATAGCAAAATTAAATCCAATGTTTGATGGCCACGAGCAACACGACGCTCAAGAATTTTTAGCTTTTCTTTTAGATAGCttacatgaaaatttgaatcaagcttccaaaaaggaaaaacgttGCTTTGATTGTTTACCTG AGGACCCTTTGGTGAATCGtagttttttgaaaaaacatgAGTACGAATTACTAGCTGCGTTATCTTGGCAAAAGTATTTACTTCG AAATCGAAGTTTTATCGTTGATCTTCTACAA GGCCAGTTAGAATCTCGTATCACATGTTTGCGTTGtcatgatttttctttaaaatttgaacCGTTTCTTTATTTGTCGCTTCCAATTAAATCTCAACACACACCGAATTCTATTCAGTCTTTAAAAGATGCCTTTAAAG CCTTCTGTTCCCCTGAACGTTTAAAAGATGCTCAATGGCACTGTCCTAATTGTAAACATGTTGTTTCCGTTGACAAGCAAATACGTATTATAAAGCTTCCTACTGTTCTTATCATTCATTTAAAACGATTCGAATATGATGGATACACTTCTTGTAAAATTCAggattatattcatatattaacagaaggaattaattttgaaacatttatttgtcaAAAACATTGCcttttttatgatttatatGCCGTTATTGATCATTCag GTGAAGCGTCTTCTGGTCATTATACAGCCTCGTGTCTTTTAGATGG tcaTTGGCTTCGATTTAACGATACATTAATTTCCGTGATTCAATCAAATATG GTTATAACTAGTGCTACCTATGTTCTTTTTCTAGTTAGACGTGACGTGCCAAAGTCACCGGAATTGttattaaa gcaAAATATGTTGACTCCTGAAAATTGGCCTCATTctctttcaaaaaaatcaattgattatattaaaaataaaaaaacctataacactttataa
- the LOC128883532 gene encoding uncharacterized protein LOC128883532 — MKLFLVFISVIFVQYDFSSIVALPLPFGPGRTGIYERTEECVGAQSFENEFLSVLLSKIDKRMLLSINFKNISTVSPSLISSECMKPNAKWLFHIHEKSTTAGKIGIGASACSSAVVGLHWDPTLACSINSGNELCKRLPIPPSSSIPVKYQASLRKYSCTPETYTNQSVYACELGDLSGKYFPLVIPPPELNSISMAVDIFDPRDVLPTCELDSKSLVLHCNNAPVLCIPIVGMRQPISYFYSALRSEGPTIRRYHNFLTSYFSSSI; from the exons atgaagttatttcttgtatttattagtgtaatatttgttcaatatgatttttcttcgattgtaGCACTTCCTTTACCATTTGGCCCAGGTCGTACTGGAATCTATGAAAGAACTGAGGAGTGTGTTGGTGCTCAATCTtttgaaaacgaatttttatccgtTCTGTTGTCTAAAATTGATAAACGCATGCTTTTGTctatcaatttcaaaaatataagtaCGGTATCCCCTTCACTCATTTCATCTGAATGCATGAAACCGAATGCTAAATGGTTATTCCATATTCATGAGAAAAGTACTACAGCAGGAAAAATAGGAATAGGTGCAAGCGCTTGCTCATCAGCGGTCGTAGGTTTACATTGGGATCCAACTCTAGCATGTAGTATTAACTCAGGAAATGAGCTTTGTAAACGTCTTCCGATTCCCCCCAGCAG TTCAATACCTGTAAAATATCAAGCATCTTTACGAAAGTACTCTTGCACTCCTGAAACATATACGAATCAATCTGTTTACGCATGTGAACTGGGTGATTTgagtggaaaatattttcctcttgTTATTCCTCCGCCAGAATTAAACAGTATTAGTATGGCAGTCGATATTTTTGACCCTCGTGATGTACTTCCAACATGTGAACTTGATTCTAAAAGTCTTGTGCTGCATTGCAATAACGCGCCCGTCCTTTGTATTCCAATCGTTGGTATGAGACAGCCTAtaagttatttttatagtgCCTTACGAAGTGAAGGCCCTACGATACGTCGGTaccataattttttaaccagTTATTTCTCATCAAGCATATAA
- the LOC128883174 gene encoding thioredoxin domain-containing protein 9-like yields MGNFDIEKQSDVLKKIEDNVIKVLKKKEEDIEEQYIKLDNLRDEELDKIYERRREALKRDAQLIARLRCLGHGTYSLIHEKDFFSIAKESRFVVSHFFRPTTSRCSILDKHYTILSQRYLSTRFVKINVEKAVFLTQRLNIQIIPTTILVQDGETVAKLIGFEAFGGTDDFSTLNVEKILKKFQVIRTTVTCCIRGQKNEMEDKNNTS; encoded by the exons ATGGGAAATTTCGACATCGAAAAACAAAGTGatgttcttaaaaaaattgaagataatgtcataaaagttttgaaaaagaaagaagaggatATAGAAGAACAGTATATAAAACTTGATAATCTTAGAGATGAAGAACTggataaaatttatgaaagaagaCGTGAAGCTTTAAAACGCGATGCTCAGCTAATTGCGAGATTACGATGTTTAGGTCACGGAACCTATTCattaattcatgaaaaagatttcttttcaattgCTAAAGAGTCTCGTTTTGTT GTATCTCACTTTTTTAGACCAACTACATCACGGTGCAGTATTTTAGATAAACATTACACCATTTTAAGTCAACGGTATTTGTCTACACGCTTTGTAAAGATCAATGTTGAAAAAGCGGTGTTTCTCACGCAAC gtttaaatattcaaataattcccACT ACAATATTAGTACAAGATGGGGAAACGGTAGCTAAGCTTATTGGGTTTGAGGCATTTGGTg GTACTGATGATTTTTCGACTCTGAATGTAGAAAAGATActgaaaaaatttcaagtgaTAAGGACAACGGTAACATGTTGTATACGTGGTCAAAAGAATGAAATGGAGGACAAGAATAACACAAGCTAA
- the LOC128883175 gene encoding pre-mRNA-splicing factor ISY1 homolog, protein MARNSEKAMAMLNRWHQMKHNIVVGVKGRRPRRTEDSDNIKECEYWRHQIIREITQKISEIQNAALGETRLRDLNDNINNLLNEKQRWETRIKDLGGPDYSVTSARLSDALGEELVSTSTSGYKYFGAAKNLPGVREFFEKDSSSTTERRTRAQIYRNITPDYYGWRDEEDSELLALEKKREEELQVELMQAWRDNNQLKST, encoded by the exons ATGGCAAGAAATTCAGAGAAGGCTATGGCCATGCTGAATAGATGGCATCAAATGAAGCATAACATTGTCGTAGGAGTGAAAGGTAGACGTCCGCGAAGAACAGAAGACTCggataatattaaagaatgtGAATAttg GCGTCATCAAATTATTCGAGAAATTACTCAGAAAATTTCGGAAATCCAAAATGCTGCTTTAGGAGAAACACGATTACGcgatttaaatgataatataaataaccttttaaatgaaaaacaaagatGGGAAACACGAATCAAAGat TTAGGAGGACCAGATTATTCAGTTACATCGGCACGTTTATCGGATGCTTTAGGAGAAGAACTTGTGTCAACTTCCACGTctggatataaatattttggagCTGCTAAAAATTTGCCTGGTGTAcgagaatttttcgaaaaagatTCATCAAGTACGACTGAACGCAGAACACGGGCtcaaatttatcgaaacattACACCAGATTATTATGGCTGGCGGGACGAA gagGATTCGGAATTACTTGCGTTAGAGAAAAAACGAGAGGAAGAACTTCAAGTTGAACTAATGCAAGCCTGGCGAGATAATAACCAATTGAAAAGTACATGA
- the LOC128883552 gene encoding uncharacterized protein LOC128883552 isoform X3, with translation MNELCNVSFCKTHSHASVSDDAEKMGINIESCALITNVSSLGYPLLNSSTSHQNAFADSVVIVANTKNDMYEIKPNSSLNNPTLVEPQSSNGQASHNTISQMLNGTQTPQDKEYETLSISLSSLMESEKEKIGRDVNPSAQDSWEQNLEQLMSLFAQLCLETMYFRVKRSKDDVENLVKIQMDLERRILQLQFQDNQTLHLPLSEITFLNDDNFQEVLVSNSTRTILCCV, from the exons atgaatgaacttTGTAATGTGTCCTTCTGCAAGACACACTCACATGCTTCTGTGTCAG ATGACGCAGAAAAAATGGGTATCAATATAGAAAGTTGCGCTTTAATAACAAATGTGTCTTCACTCGGCTACCCGCTGTTGAATTCCAGTACAAGTCATCAAAACGCTTTTGCGGATTCAGTCGTTATTGTTGCAAATACAA AAAATGacatgtatgaaataaaaccGAATTCGTCGTTGAATAACCCTACACTGGTTGAGCCGCAATCATCGAATGGTCAAGCAAGTCACAATACTATAAGTCAAATGTTGAATGGTACTCAAACACCACAAGACAAGGAAT ATGAAACGCTGTCTATTTCGTTGTCAAGCTTAATGGAAtctgaaaaagagaaaatcgGGCGTGATGTGAATCCTTCAGCTCAA GATTCGTGGGAACAAAATCTGGAGCAATTGATGAGTTTATTTGCTCAATTATGTTTAGAAACTATGTATTTCCGTGTAAAACGTTCGAAGGATGATGTTGAAAATTTAgtgaaaattcaaatggatTTAGAAAGAAgg aTTTTACAATTACAGTTTCAAGACAATCAAACTCTTCATCTGCCTTTGTCTGAG ATAACCTTTTTAAATGACGATAATTTTCAg gaagTATTGGTATCCAATTCAACACGTACAATATTATGCTGTGTGTAG
- the LOC128883552 gene encoding uncharacterized protein LOC128883552 isoform X1, with product MNELCNVSFCKTHSHASVSDDAEKMGINIESCALITNVSSLGYPLLNSSTSHQNAFADSVVIVANTKNDMYEIKPNSSLNNPTLVEPQSSNGQASHNTISQMLNGTQTPQDKEYETLSISLSSLMESEKEKIGRDVNPSAQDSWEQNLEQLMSLFAQLCLETMYFRVKRSKDDVENLVKIQMDLERRILQLQFQDNQTLHLPLSEITFLNDDNFQEVLVSNSTQFLLNNGDVCTLQGFEKNKQKNIIFFFGLYFLRCTDTLN from the exons atgaatgaacttTGTAATGTGTCCTTCTGCAAGACACACTCACATGCTTCTGTGTCAG ATGACGCAGAAAAAATGGGTATCAATATAGAAAGTTGCGCTTTAATAACAAATGTGTCTTCACTCGGCTACCCGCTGTTGAATTCCAGTACAAGTCATCAAAACGCTTTTGCGGATTCAGTCGTTATTGTTGCAAATACAA AAAATGacatgtatgaaataaaaccGAATTCGTCGTTGAATAACCCTACACTGGTTGAGCCGCAATCATCGAATGGTCAAGCAAGTCACAATACTATAAGTCAAATGTTGAATGGTACTCAAACACCACAAGACAAGGAAT ATGAAACGCTGTCTATTTCGTTGTCAAGCTTAATGGAAtctgaaaaagagaaaatcgGGCGTGATGTGAATCCTTCAGCTCAA GATTCGTGGGAACAAAATCTGGAGCAATTGATGAGTTTATTTGCTCAATTATGTTTAGAAACTATGTATTTCCGTGTAAAACGTTCGAAGGATGATGTTGAAAATTTAgtgaaaattcaaatggatTTAGAAAGAAgg aTTTTACAATTACAGTTTCAAGACAATCAAACTCTTCATCTGCCTTTGTCTGAG ATAACCTTTTTAAATGACGATAATTTTCAg gaagTATTGGTATCCAATTCAACAC aatttttattaaacaatggCGATGTATGTACGCTCCAaggatttgaaaaaaataagcaaaaaaatataattttcttttttggtctCTATTTTCTTCGTTGTACAGATACTTTGAATTAG
- the LOC128883552 gene encoding uncharacterized protein LOC128883552 isoform X2, with translation MNELCNVSFCKTHSHASVSDDAEKMGINIESCALITNVSSLGYPLLNSSTSHQNAFADSVVIVANTKNDMYEIKPNSSLNNPTLVEPQSSNGQASHNTISQMLNDETLSISLSSLMESEKEKIGRDVNPSAQDSWEQNLEQLMSLFAQLCLETMYFRVKRSKDDVENLVKIQMDLERRILQLQFQDNQTLHLPLSEITFLNDDNFQEVLVSNSTQFLLNNGDVCTLQGFEKNKQKNIIFFFGLYFLRCTDTLN, from the exons atgaatgaacttTGTAATGTGTCCTTCTGCAAGACACACTCACATGCTTCTGTGTCAG ATGACGCAGAAAAAATGGGTATCAATATAGAAAGTTGCGCTTTAATAACAAATGTGTCTTCACTCGGCTACCCGCTGTTGAATTCCAGTACAAGTCATCAAAACGCTTTTGCGGATTCAGTCGTTATTGTTGCAAATACAA AAAATGacatgtatgaaataaaaccGAATTCGTCGTTGAATAACCCTACACTGGTTGAGCCGCAATCATCGAATGGTCAAGCAAGTCACAATACTATAAGTCAAATGTTGAATG ATGAAACGCTGTCTATTTCGTTGTCAAGCTTAATGGAAtctgaaaaagagaaaatcgGGCGTGATGTGAATCCTTCAGCTCAA GATTCGTGGGAACAAAATCTGGAGCAATTGATGAGTTTATTTGCTCAATTATGTTTAGAAACTATGTATTTCCGTGTAAAACGTTCGAAGGATGATGTTGAAAATTTAgtgaaaattcaaatggatTTAGAAAGAAgg aTTTTACAATTACAGTTTCAAGACAATCAAACTCTTCATCTGCCTTTGTCTGAG ATAACCTTTTTAAATGACGATAATTTTCAg gaagTATTGGTATCCAATTCAACAC aatttttattaaacaatggCGATGTATGTACGCTCCAaggatttgaaaaaaataagcaaaaaaatataattttcttttttggtctCTATTTTCTTCGTTGTACAGATACTTTGAATTAG
- the LOC128883552 gene encoding uncharacterized protein LOC128883552 isoform X4 translates to MYEIKPNSSLNNPTLVEPQSSNGQASHNTISQMLNGTQTPQDKEYETLSISLSSLMESEKEKIGRDVNPSAQDSWEQNLEQLMSLFAQLCLETMYFRVKRSKDDVENLVKIQMDLERRILQLQFQDNQTLHLPLSEITFLNDDNFQEVLVSNSTQFLLNNGDVCTLQGFEKNKQKNIIFFFGLYFLRCTDTLN, encoded by the exons atgtatgaaataaaaccGAATTCGTCGTTGAATAACCCTACACTGGTTGAGCCGCAATCATCGAATGGTCAAGCAAGTCACAATACTATAAGTCAAATGTTGAATGGTACTCAAACACCACAAGACAAGGAAT ATGAAACGCTGTCTATTTCGTTGTCAAGCTTAATGGAAtctgaaaaagagaaaatcgGGCGTGATGTGAATCCTTCAGCTCAA GATTCGTGGGAACAAAATCTGGAGCAATTGATGAGTTTATTTGCTCAATTATGTTTAGAAACTATGTATTTCCGTGTAAAACGTTCGAAGGATGATGTTGAAAATTTAgtgaaaattcaaatggatTTAGAAAGAAgg aTTTTACAATTACAGTTTCAAGACAATCAAACTCTTCATCTGCCTTTGTCTGAG ATAACCTTTTTAAATGACGATAATTTTCAg gaagTATTGGTATCCAATTCAACAC aatttttattaaacaatggCGATGTATGTACGCTCCAaggatttgaaaaaaataagcaaaaaaatataattttcttttttggtctCTATTTTCTTCGTTGTACAGATACTTTGAATTAG